TTCAGGGTTGTTGCATTTTACagaacaaaatatataaacatgGTTTCACTCAAAAGAGAAAAGGTCACTTCCTTCAGATTTTTACACTGAAAACTTCACATTTGGTTTATAAATATCTGATGAGAACATTTCAAGCTGCTATCACTCTCtctgacccacacacacatacacacacacacacacacacacacacacacacacacacacacacaccctcaggtGGCGATGACAGACAGTTTCAGTATCCAGGTAACCAGCAACGTGCTGTTGTGGATAAATGAGATTAACTGTcattcagaaaaacacacttctgTCTCACAATTCAGTAAATATACATGATAAAAGCAGGTGAATTACAAttaacatttgatttgattagaAATGACAGTGTTATTAATCTATCTGTCTTTGTTAATAAGAGGAAGATGATGTCAGTGTTCggactaaaaataaaatttaatttctaattattgtctccttgattactaatatcagccctgaaaaaaacccCCACATGAGTCGACCACTAATCACTAGTTCTCCCCTTTGACGACGTGACACCTGAAATGTGACTTCAGGACTACAGACTTGGTGAAGTCTGTAGTCCTGAACcctggaaatcagttagcatgtttgcacatccagttccctcgtctcaaagtctgagtGTTTTAAATTGGTTTCCGGTTACATGTCTGAAAAACATTTACACGCTCTGTTCTCCGACATAAactccatcattaaatgtcccacagtttaattataaagctcttccgtgtgttaaagacggttagcggttgctaacaagtgtctaaatgagacgacatggagactcatctactcactagtcaaAGTATTCTGGAGATAAAAGATCAGACAGACTATGCAGCTATTTTTATACGCTACTGTGAACATTTATGTTAAAACCTTCACTAAATGAAGTTTGGGCGTCCAGTGAGGAGGTGCCTGTCCTCAGTGGGTCTGCCAGCTTGGTCCAGAGCTCGCCGTATGTTCTCCCAGAAGACTCCGGTGTGTTGAGCGGCTTGTGGCCAGCTCAGGTAGCTGCGTCTCTTCACCAGACTCCTCATCCGGTAGTACGGAGACAGCTGATGGGCCGGGATGTCCTCCATAAACAGCAGGATCAACACGTCCTCCTGCTCATCAAACAGACGGTAGCTGCGGACaccacacacaggaagtcagctgGAGTGATGCAAGTGTGATGAGCGCATGAAGTGTACAGATAGAGAGGCGGCGCCCCCACCTGGCCATCTGGATCTCTCTGGAGCACCACTCGCTCTGCAGGTAGTGCTGGCTGATCACACAGATGGTCTTCCTGCTGCCATAGATGGCGTCTGTGATGTTCTCCACGATGGGCTTACctgtgaaaacaacagaaaaaggagccctttgttgttgtttaaggcggtactgttttctgtctgaaagTGTGAACTGAAGTTCAGATGGACCCTAAAGGGGAAGTGAAATTCAAACTATGGAGGAACTATGAAAAACGGGGCAACAGTCAAAGTTGGCAAATGACTTTAAGGGGAAGAAGATGACACTGAAGAGGGAAGtgagagaggaagcagagaaaagagaaaagaccaGGGCAAACACAGTGATCGGTCTTGTTGCTGCTTCATGACAGAGTTTAAAGACAGGTTGTGTCTGTACCTGGTTCAAAGTCTCTGTGGTGCAGACACAGTCTCCAGCCTTGCTCCCCCTCCAGAACAGGAAGCATCTCTCTGTAGACCCAGGCCTCATCGTGAATGTTGTAGGAGACAAAAGCATCATAGCGGTGAGGTGAGGCCTTCCTCTTCTTATCATAGAGGAAGGCCAGGAAGAGGTAGTAGGAGTAGGCCAAGTGCCATCTGAGGAAGTGGTAGATGAAGGATGCGAGCAGAGTAAACACAACCAGACAAGTGCTAGAAAGGAAGTAAAGAAAGCTGGCGTCTATCCAACAGGAGTGTGTGTCAAAGTCCAGGAACTTGTTTCCCTGTTGGCTCAGAGGAAAGGCACAAGTATACTGGTGGCCGTTGACAACCTGTGTCTGGTTGTTACTCTGCACCCATTGGTTAAAGCCAGAGTTAGAGCATTCACATGTTAAAGGGTTACCAGTCAGGTCCAGATACGTCAAGGCGGGGAGGGATTGGAAGACTGTCTCGTTTATAGTTGACAACTCATTCTCACTGATTTTTAGCCAGCTGAGTGCTGCCAGCTCGGCCCCGGCCAGGaagtccaaagacctgaagtTATTGTTGGAGAGGTCAAGCACCTGCAGGTTTGGGATTGGCCAGAACAGCTCAGGGGTTAAATCTGACAGATCACTGTCGACTATATGAAGATCCTTCAGTTTAGGAgtgtatttaaatgtgtctggGTGCAATGATCTCATTTGTAATTGCTCAACCCAGAAGTACTCCAGAAAATTCAGACCTTGGAGCAGATCTGGTGAAAAAATTTCAATGGGATCATCGTAAACTTTAAATACAAGCTTCTTCAAGTTGGGTAAATTTGAGAAAGCTGGATCATCGTTTTGTCCTGAACTCTTCTGGATCGAGTTAAGAACTATTGTCAGACTTTCTAATTGTGGCATTCCTATGAAAAGCTCTTCATAGAAATCATGAACTGAAAAACTGAGAGTTTGGAGATGACCAAGTCCTTCAAAAGCCCCTTCTTGTACAATGTAACGTGATGTTTCTGATTCtaaatccaaaacacaaaggGAAGAAAGATTCCTAAAGGCTGCGTACCGAAGACTTAAAAGACGATTATTGTGCAAGTTCAGAGATTCTAATTTGTGCAAATTAACTTTGAAGGCGCTgtcaaaagtgaaaacagaatTATCTGCAACATTAAGGACTTTCAAATTGGTCagattttgaaaaacacatccttgaagttttaaaatgtaattgttttcGAGATTAAGTTTTGTAAGTTTTGTCAAATACAGGAAGTCGTGACAGTCGAGCTCAGTGATCATGTTGGAGCTCAGATCCAAGATTTCCAGCGTGGAGAGTCCTCGGAGTGCAAGTGGCACTTGAGATAAAGCATTATTGTTCAGTGCCAGACGCCTGAGCTGTGTCATTGATCTGAGTGAATGCTCCGACAGCTCTGACAGGGTATCGTAAGAAAAACCGAGCTCAGTTACCTGAGAACAAGACTGCAGCAGGGTGTCGTTGATGGCGTGAATACCACTAAACACCACACTAAGAAGTCTTAGAGAGGGGATTTGGCAGGCAATGTCTATGAGACCTTTTTCTATCAACACCTTCATGAATTGCAGCTGAAGTACTTTGAGTGATTCAGTGGTCTGCAGCACCGCGCTGTACGGCTGAAAGCTGCCATCAGCTTGGCTCAGTGACAAACTAGTTAAGCTCCTCAGAAAGGTCTTGTTTGCTACGTCCCACTCCATCTCACATCCGTAACTGCACAGGTTAAGAAACTGCAGATGAGGGAAGATGTCGTTTCTAATGCTGAACTTCCTCACTGGGTTCATATTTAGCTCCAGAGACCTCAGGTTTGAGACATTAAGAGGCAGGTCGTCTGAGTGAAAAGAGGTGAACTTGTTGCAAGCAATGGACAATTTATGTAAAGTTGGTAGTTTTAAGATCGGAGTAATGTCTGTAATTCGATGTAGGTGATTGTTATTGAGCTCTACACTCTGTATGCTGACCAGGGACTGAAAGGCCACCGGGGAGATATATGAGATACGGTTACTGGACAGAGTAAGTGTGACCAGTTTGAAGAGCCCTGTAAAGATGTTGTCTGTCAGGTTTGTGAGTTCATTCTTAACAATGCTCAGGGTCCTCAACTCAACCAAGTCGACAAAAGCTCCATCGTCAATGTGCGAAATAGAATTAAAGTCAAGTTGTACGGAGATGAGCTTTGATAAACATCTCAAATCTGTGCCGGTGatctttaaaatctgatttgtgCTGAGATCGAGTGATGTCGCATTTATGGGAATGTCATCTGGAACAGCCGTGAGGTCACGCTTGATGCACGTAACCGTAAGATTATTTGCACTTTGAGGAAAGACAATCATGCAGTTTTTCAGTGAGAAAGCCAGTGAAGGATGAAGATGAAGCAggcaagagaaaagaaacacaaggagCAGAGGACGACTTCCTGCAGCTGGCATGTTGAAGTTTGGGAGGAGCGTTCACTTTCTTCAGTCAGTGGTGGAGATTATCCACATCTGAGGAGGATGAGAGAAGAAAGTAATGAACAAAGCTTTACTATACAGCACATTTTTTAGCCATTCTAGAGGCAATCTCTTTGGACTTGTTCTGGGACATCCCACAGGTGCTCGATGAGGTtgagatctggggaatttgaGCTTTTTGTCACAACAGATCAAAGTTTTCAATTATCTTGTGAGATATCTCAACattgtcagaggaggaggagtataAGACACGCACCTTTACATATTTCTATTTCTAGCAGTATTTATATCAGCCATCAAAGACGAGTTTAATGCACATATTTCTAAATTGCATTTTAATATACTTTCTAATATTTCAAATCATTTCTCTGTAGAAGCACTTGAGGATCaatgaagtatttctgattcacCAAACTAAACATAATGGTAAACATCACATCTGCTTGACATCGGCATGTTaacattgtgagcatgttagcttgctgatgttagcatttagctcaaagcaccactgtgtcTAACCACAGCCTCCCACAGCTGCGAGCAGCCTGGAGACATCTTGTTTCTAAGCTTCTTTTACAGAATAATTCTTCTCAGCACCATCAGACTTCACCTCATGACtttatattattacttaaagATACTTATCTTATCCCCAGGGGTAATTTCatgttacagcagcagaaaaaaaacaggctaaagatacaaaaaaatctttgcaaaaaagacagaaaaatgttttattattataatatattagaTCTTTGTAGTCAGAGCTCCAACAAAAAGCTGCTAACTGAAAGTGCCAGCGTTAAACAGTAATACTTAACAAAAAGAAGCTATCATGGACATTAACTCAAGTACTCTAAATTAAGTAAGTACTATAGTACTTGTACTACATTTCAGAGGTGAATTCTGTACTCGACAACTTGTTCTGGTCACTTTGCtgattaatattttacattaaatactTTAAATGGTATTAAAAGTGTATAAAAACACTCATTCTGGACTTATTTTTCTGAGTTCCTTTTACTGATAACGCTTCTCTAGGTTAAGATTTTCAATGCAGAACAAAGGGAGTATGTACACGCTGCTTTTATTTAAGTAATCTGAATACTTCTGCCACTGTATGATTAACTGAAGAGCTTTACGTACCTTTTAGTcacacagaggaacacaaaTACATCCTCAAGGTCCAAAACAATCTCCAGTCTTGTTGGTGGATGAAATTATCCTGACATCAAGGAGGTAGTGAGAAGAAGAGTTAAAAGTTAATTTGATGCTGCAGACTTAAATAATGTAAACGTATGGATTATCTGTCGTAATGATGTTTGGCTCCGTAGAGATGATTTTTACCAGCCAAGTTTCATGAGTTTGACAGAAAAGGATTCAGGTGACTATCGGACTCCTGTTTCCCTCTGCTCAGCTAAAACTTTGGACTGACAAGAAGTGAAATGTGGAAGAGTGGTCTACTTTTAACTTTGACCTGTAAGGCAACAAAAATAGAGGAACTCTTGACTAttaaggcagcagcagcagcatagaGCCAACATTTTAGTCAATGAGTTTTCCTTCTGTCGAAACATTCAGATGAATTGCAACAGAGCCACCATTAAGACTGAAATGGACCTTTTTCCAgaggaaattaattaaaatgtttgggTAGATTGTTATTTTAGAAGCATTTTTGGTCTATTTCTAGAAAATCTCTTCACATCCTGACAGcagtcaataaatcaaatgctccatcaaaaaataaaaaaaacaaaacatggctgGACGGCTGTACTGCTAAAGGTATTAGCGAGCTAGTTACAAGAATGGCCAAGACAGTGCAGCCAAAGTTTCCCCAAGCTGACctgctagcttgacagcggtGAGTGCTAACAAtagttgtttacattcattcatGATAATGATAACAGCAGTGAGCAGTAAGTGCTGGCCGGGTTGCCTTTTCAGACTGAGCTATGTTTGCATGTATCACTACGTGGCAGTCAGTATACGTTCACGTGTTTCGGAGGAATTTCTTCAGGAGGCccgagaggaggaggtgggatttTTTCCATCGGATTACTACAAAAGTCTCGCCAGTTTCTCCAATCTCACCAACCCTGGCATTGAAGTCAATGAATTACACAAACCTTGAGTGATTTTGAGAGGTCCAAAACGGTTTGAGTCCATAAAAGTTGAGACGCTGTGTATAACGtacataacacaaaaaaaagtaatgttcaaactgataaacttaaaaaaaagttacaataTACACTCCTCAATTTGATGCCTCCTTTAACTGTTTAAGGTTGTCGAGGTgacaataattttttttaaatatcccaTTCATTCTGTGTATGAAACAAGGAGGTGAATGACTGAAGAGGATAGAAAACAAGAAGAGGGCTGACAGAAGGAGGTTTCAGAAGGAGGTAGTAGGATGACGAAGAGGACGATGGAGGAGTTGGTCTGAGGAagaagggagaagaagaagaaaattggGAACAACCAAAGATGAAGGtataaagaggaagaagaagagcatTGAaatctcctccctctctccctccttctttaatttattcataGATACGTCATGTGGTAGAGCAGCGAGGAGCTACAAGAGAGGGAGCAGCTGAAGCGTTCCTCTCTGACCTGGCAGGCAGTCGTCAGACACCATGATGGGATTTCCAGCGTTGAACACGCCGCTGTCGACCGACGCTGTTGTCCGTTGACCCTGATCAGGTATGTAGAGCCAGAGAGGAGGACAATCAATTAAATGAGTTTAAGATAACTGTGATATAACTGTAGTGAGTTGACTTGAtgctgatttgtgttttttactgtaaagAAGTTACTGTACCCTCCTGAGATTTATATTGTGTTATGCTTAATgatattttatcttattatatGATTATATGATACTgctatagatagatagatagatagatagatagatagatgtacTTCAATAATCCTAAAGGAAAACATTATAACGTTATAATTTGATGCTATAActaataacattttatagattGTAATAAAGTGATTGTATTGAAGGGCTTTACAATGTTTGAAGTATAGTTGATCTGTTATTCTTTGACCCTTGCTTCATTACATCACTGACATTTTACATATCTTGCCATGAATGTAAGATGTGTCTGGCACAGCAGGACAAAAAGCAAATCTGATCTCGAGAGGATTCATCTGTTTTGCAGAAAATAGCTGCCGGAAAGAACAGAATCACCAATAACTGAGATGATATTTAGCAGGCAGGAAAATGTATTCTGGTGTGAGCATAAAAAATACCTGAATCAGTGTTGGACAGAGTACGCAGATTACTTTCAAGTCACGAGAAATGCAACAACTTAGTTTTGACTAAGCATTAACTGGTTCATTAGTCGCATGTTGAAACACAAAGCTAGACGAGCCCTGTTTCCTCTGTCATTATCCATAAACATGGATAATGAGTTGCCTTTTTCAGTCGGTAACGCTGCAACATAACGACTTgttaatggcagtaatcttgtaataTAAAGCTACCCAACACTGGTGGGAATAAAATCAAGTGATCATTTTCTTCTGGATTGATGAGTGGTACATTCAGGGAATTATTCATGACTTGTGTTGAttatttgtttcatctgtccatcAGGTGTTGACCTTTGAGTGCCAAATTCTACAATTCAACAAAGTTCTGACACCATGGAAGTATCCCCAAATGTTGCCAAGCGCAAGAAGGGCGTCGTCCAATCAGAATGCCCAATTCCAGGGGAGGAGGGGCCTGCAGATGCCCTTGGCGACGCAGATCCCAATGCCAACTGGGGGGCGGAGCCTAATTTTAACATCAACCTCAATCTGGCTTCGCCAAGAAACCCCCGCCCTTCCACGGAGACCTCGAAGCTGCATGGAGGGAACAAAAAGGACGATGGGAATAAAGGAGGCGGGAAACCTGGGGCAAAAGGGGCAGTTACTATGGAAACTGGCAAGTCAGCAAGCAGCCTGGGAACCCCTCTGATGTCACCAGGGGAGAGAGACGATCCATCACGGCAAAAAAGCAAAATTCCAGCGTTGTCTCGCTCACCAACAGCCGAGGCTTTGCTGAACAGCAGAGGCGAGCAACGGCTGAAATCCCCCAACGCCAAACACACTCCGACACTCAGTCCcaagacgcacacacacagcaacacggCTGTAAGTCCAAAACCTCACCGGGTGGAACAAACGACGGTCGCCAACAGCCCCAGAACGACCGAAAGAgtcaaaatacaaatatcaagAGCGGAatctaccagcacctctaaccCCAAACCACATACAGTGACAACTCAACTGACAACAAAGACTACAAGTAAAATAACAGTTAGCCCAAAAATGCtaacaaaaaggaaagaagagggcGGAAAAGAAATTGGTCTCGCGACACAGTCACCCAAAACACTTCATCTTCCTGTTAGCCCACGAGTCCAGCATCAGAAAGGAGATTCAAAAGTTATCAGCCCAAAATCGGCCAATCGAACCCTAACAATGATGGCCAAAACCCCAAAACCAGACCCAGCAAGCACAAAGTCGAATGAGCAGACCAGACA
This is a stretch of genomic DNA from Pagrus major chromosome 10, Pma_NU_1.0. It encodes these proteins:
- the LOC141003543 gene encoding uncharacterized protein, with the protein product MPAAGSRPLLLVFLFSCLLHLHPSLAFSLKNCMIVFPQSANNLTVTCIKRDLTAVPDDIPINATSLDLSTNQILKITGTDLRCLSKLISVQLDFNSISHIDDGAFVDLVELRTLSIVKNELTNLTDNIFTGLFKLVTLTLSSNRISYISPVAFQSLVSIQSVELNNNHLHRITDITPILKLPTLHKLSIACNKFTSFHSDDLPLNVSNLRSLELNMNPVRKFSIRNDIFPHLQFLNLCSYGCEMEWDVANKTFLRSLTSLSLSQADGSFQPYSAVLQTTESLKVLQLQFMKVLIEKGLIDIACQIPSLRLLSVVFSGIHAINDTLLQSCSQVTELGFSYDTLSELSEHSLRSMTQLRRLALNNNALSQVPLALRGLSTLEILDLSSNMITELDCHDFLYLTKLTKLNLENNYILKLQGCVFQNLTNLKVLNVADNSVFTFDSAFKVNLHKLESLNLHNNRLLSLRYAAFRNLSSLCVLDLESETSRYIVQEGAFEGLGHLQTLSFSVHDFYEELFIGMPQLESLTIVLNSIQKSSGQNDDPAFSNLPNLKKLVFKVYDDPIEIFSPDLLQGLNFLEYFWVEQLQMRSLHPDTFKYTPKLKDLHIVDSDLSDLTPELFWPIPNLQVLDLSNNNFRSLDFLAGAELAALSWLKISENELSTINETVFQSLPALTYLDLTGNPLTCECSNSGFNQWVQSNNQTQVVNGHQYTCAFPLSQQGNKFLDFDTHSCWIDASFLYFLSSTCLVVFTLLASFIYHFLRWHLAYSYYLFLAFLYDKKRKASPHRYDAFVSYNIHDEAWVYREMLPVLEGEQGWRLCLHHRDFEPGKPIVENITDAIYGSRKTICVISQHYLQSEWCSREIQMASYRLFDEQEDVLILLFMEDIPAHQLSPYYRMRSLVKRRSYLSWPQAAQHTGVFWENIRRALDQAGRPTEDRHLLTGRPNFI